Proteins from a single region of Synechococcus sp. WH 8109:
- the zwf gene encoding glucose-6-phosphate dehydrogenase, whose protein sequence is MVATMTNPLRVGLRQERVIAPQCLVIFGASGDLTHRKLVPALFELFKQRRLPSEFALLGCARRPWSDEEFRGKMAEALASTIEDDPQAWEQFVGKLFYEPVDLQNTDHMLSLHTRLEQIDQQCATRGNRTFYLSVSPKFYGSGCRSLADAGLLKDPKRSRVVIEKPFGRDYGSAQALNRVVQACGQEDQIFRIDHYLGKETVQNIMVLRFANTIFEPIWNRNYISSVQITAAETVGVEERAGYYESAGALRDMVQNHLTQMLAITAMEPPGRFDPEAIRNEKAKVLQAARLADELEPWNCCIRGQYGPGGSAESPLAGYRHEPGVDPNSTTETYVAMKLFIDNWRWQGVPFYVRTGKRLAKRTSEVVLTFREAPVHLFDAATGGPTANQLILRIQPDEGAEFRFEVKSPGSGMRSRPIDMEFSYDESFGEPSDEGYVRLLADAMLSDPTLFTRSDEVEAAWRLYTPLLELIEDSPWQLPVHPYESRTWGPAAADALLAKDGLLWRRP, encoded by the coding sequence ATGGTTGCCACGATGACGAACCCCCTCAGGGTTGGACTGCGTCAGGAGCGCGTGATCGCGCCGCAGTGTCTAGTGATCTTCGGCGCCAGCGGTGATCTGACCCACCGCAAACTGGTGCCAGCCCTGTTTGAGCTGTTCAAGCAACGGCGTCTCCCCAGTGAGTTCGCCCTGCTGGGTTGTGCGCGACGGCCTTGGAGTGACGAGGAGTTCCGCGGAAAGATGGCGGAGGCACTGGCCAGCACAATCGAGGACGATCCCCAGGCCTGGGAACAGTTCGTGGGCAAATTGTTCTACGAGCCGGTCGACCTACAGAACACCGATCACATGCTGAGCCTGCACACCAGGCTCGAGCAAATCGATCAACAGTGCGCCACCCGCGGCAACCGCACCTTTTATCTCTCCGTCTCCCCCAAGTTCTATGGCAGTGGCTGCCGTTCACTGGCCGACGCTGGCCTATTGAAAGACCCCAAACGCAGCAGGGTGGTGATCGAAAAACCCTTCGGACGCGACTACGGCAGTGCCCAGGCCCTCAATCGAGTGGTGCAGGCCTGCGGTCAAGAGGACCAGATCTTTCGCATCGACCATTACCTGGGCAAAGAAACCGTCCAGAACATCATGGTTCTGCGGTTTGCCAACACAATCTTCGAGCCGATCTGGAACCGCAATTACATCTCCAGTGTTCAGATCACCGCCGCTGAAACGGTTGGAGTGGAGGAAAGGGCCGGGTACTACGAATCGGCCGGTGCCCTGCGGGACATGGTGCAGAACCACCTGACCCAGATGCTGGCGATCACCGCCATGGAACCACCCGGGCGCTTTGACCCGGAGGCTATCCGCAACGAAAAGGCCAAGGTGCTCCAGGCTGCCCGCCTAGCCGATGAGCTCGAACCCTGGAACTGCTGCATCCGTGGCCAGTACGGACCCGGTGGTTCCGCGGAATCGCCCCTGGCCGGATACCGCCATGAACCCGGTGTGGATCCCAACAGCACCACTGAGACCTACGTCGCGATGAAGCTGTTCATCGACAACTGGCGCTGGCAGGGGGTTCCGTTCTATGTGCGCACTGGCAAACGACTGGCCAAACGCACCAGTGAGGTGGTGCTCACCTTCCGTGAAGCACCCGTTCACCTGTTTGATGCGGCCACCGGAGGCCCCACGGCTAATCAGCTGATCCTGCGAATCCAACCGGATGAGGGGGCCGAATTCCGCTTCGAGGTGAAGTCACCCGGATCTGGCATGCGCAGCCGCCCTATCGACATGGAGTTCTCCTACGACGAATCCTTCGGGGAACCCTCCGATGAGGGCTATGTGCGTCTCCTGGCTGACGCCATGCTCAGCGACCCCACTCTGTTCACCCGCAGCGATGAGGTGGAAGCGGCATGGCGTCTCTACACCCCCCTACTGGAACTGATTGAAGACAGTCCCTGGCAGCTGCCGGTTCATCCCTACGAATCCCGCACCTGGGGACCGGCCGCCGCGGATGCCCTGCTGGCAAAGGACGGACTTCTCTGGCGACGCCCCTGA
- a CDS encoding glucose-6-phosphate dehydrogenase assembly protein OpcA, translated as MSPQLTLQTPLELAPAEVPHYLEQLWSPEQQGSTGTGANTFCLLIWQPAWAEQQLIRSGRLSGPITGQQSAPLIAAGRLAVLDADLPLSTPPLDGAVVKAVADLEGQANAEDLRGQYIDPALSALMPRRLITLAPTIDAAQPLETLVAAYCPLPEEGGGTAACGDVVVLRGGHGALDEGLSILDPLLPESMPAWVWWNGCIDEAPELMQRLTSAPRRLIIDTALGDPHQCLELLRRRVESGQAVNDLNWLRLRSWRETLAMVFDPPQRRDALSHITRLDIDVEGYHPAQGLLLAAWIADRLGWTLLSTVAVENGTTAQFKRSDGKEVRFQLMAVPTAQPNVHAGQMVGLRLIAEPENGQGMCVILCAESGGCMRLEGGGMANLELHEEVVPVQHDTPEMDVARLLGGGHDSTNPLLAAAAPLAARLLC; from the coding sequence ATGTCCCCTCAGCTCACCCTGCAAACCCCATTGGAACTGGCACCGGCGGAGGTGCCCCACTACCTCGAACAGCTCTGGTCCCCCGAGCAACAGGGCAGCACGGGCACCGGAGCCAACACCTTCTGTCTGCTGATCTGGCAACCCGCCTGGGCCGAGCAGCAATTGATCCGCAGTGGTCGTCTGTCAGGCCCCATCACGGGACAGCAGTCCGCCCCCTTGATCGCTGCAGGCCGCCTGGCGGTGCTGGATGCAGACCTTCCCCTGAGCACGCCGCCCCTGGATGGGGCCGTGGTGAAGGCGGTGGCTGATTTGGAAGGGCAAGCAAACGCCGAAGACCTGCGTGGGCAGTACATCGATCCAGCCCTGAGTGCACTGATGCCCCGGCGCCTGATCACCCTGGCGCCAACCATCGATGCAGCCCAGCCCCTGGAAACACTCGTGGCCGCCTACTGCCCGCTGCCTGAAGAAGGCGGCGGTACCGCCGCCTGCGGCGATGTTGTGGTGCTGAGGGGCGGCCATGGCGCCCTGGATGAGGGCCTTTCGATTCTCGACCCCCTGCTACCGGAGTCGATGCCTGCCTGGGTCTGGTGGAACGGCTGCATCGACGAAGCACCGGAGCTGATGCAACGCCTCACCAGCGCACCACGGCGCCTGATCATCGACACCGCTTTGGGGGATCCGCATCAGTGCCTTGAGCTACTGCGTCGCCGCGTGGAGAGCGGCCAGGCGGTGAACGATCTCAACTGGCTGCGCCTGCGCAGCTGGCGCGAGACCCTGGCCATGGTGTTCGACCCGCCGCAACGGCGTGATGCCCTCAGCCACATCACCCGTCTCGACATCGACGTTGAGGGCTATCACCCTGCCCAGGGACTGCTGCTGGCTGCCTGGATCGCCGATCGACTGGGCTGGACGCTGCTCTCGACCGTTGCGGTCGAGAACGGCACAACCGCCCAGTTCAAGCGCTCCGATGGCAAGGAGGTGCGCTTCCAACTGATGGCCGTGCCAACAGCCCAGCCCAACGTGCACGCCGGCCAGATGGTGGGGCTGCGGCTGATCGCTGAACCGGAGAACGGTCAGGGCATGTGCGTGATTCTCTGCGCTGAATCCGGGGGCTGCATGCGTTTGGAGGGGGGAGGCATGGCCAACCTGGAGCTGCATGAAGAAGTCGTTCCCGTGCAGCACGACACTCCTGAAATGGATGTGGCCCGCCTGCTGGGCGGCGGTCACGACAGCACCAATCCCCTGCTGGCCGCTGCGGCTCCGCTGGCTGCCAGGCTGCTTTGCTGA
- a CDS encoding cobyrinate a,c-diamide synthase, translated as MAAVIAAPASGSGKTLLSLALLSWAQQNGRRIQAFKVGPDYLDAQLLSQASGQACRNLDVNLCGETWVRQAFHGYGGASELTLVEGVMGLFDGIGSSTTGSTADVARLLDLPVVLVLDAGGQAASLGAIVRGFRDHDPQLRIAGVVLNKVSSPRHRELLAEVLERMEVPLLGCLPRSQVLALPGRHLGLAPAHELEAPEQRRQAWAALASQHLNLERLVPLLQAPRPGPHPLANIPVEQGQPLPVALASDAAFHFRYQETSELLEQMGMPVLRWSPLADEAIPADAKGLILPGGFPEQHAAQLSGCTRSLKSLRAFMQQRPLYAECGGMLVLGDQLTDLDGTSHRMTGLLPFTAQRGPLQVGYRRLKARRDSPVVESGQQLVGHEFHRWELHTNRLSYDRSVLWDIDGWKVHRHSEGWVDQTVHASWVHLHWASSTTICSRWRAALEAGEKRSPSAS; from the coding sequence ATGGCCGCTGTCATCGCTGCACCAGCCAGTGGCAGCGGCAAAACCCTGTTGAGCCTGGCGCTGCTGAGCTGGGCCCAGCAGAACGGACGCCGGATCCAGGCCTTCAAGGTGGGACCGGACTATCTCGATGCCCAGCTGCTTAGCCAGGCCTCGGGGCAGGCCTGTCGCAACCTCGATGTCAATCTCTGCGGGGAAACCTGGGTTCGCCAGGCATTTCACGGTTACGGCGGTGCCTCTGAGCTGACCCTCGTGGAAGGGGTGATGGGGCTCTTCGATGGCATCGGCAGCAGTACAACCGGAAGCACGGCCGACGTGGCCCGCCTGCTGGACCTGCCGGTGGTGCTGGTGCTGGATGCCGGTGGTCAGGCCGCCTCCCTTGGCGCCATCGTGCGCGGATTCCGCGATCACGATCCCCAGCTGCGCATCGCCGGTGTGGTGCTCAACAAAGTCAGCAGCCCCAGGCACCGGGAGCTGCTGGCCGAAGTGCTGGAGCGCATGGAGGTGCCATTGCTGGGCTGCCTGCCCCGCAGCCAAGTGCTGGCCCTTCCGGGCCGACATCTCGGCTTGGCCCCGGCCCATGAATTAGAGGCCCCCGAGCAGCGACGCCAGGCCTGGGCCGCTCTGGCCAGCCAGCACCTGAACCTGGAACGCTTGGTCCCCCTGCTGCAGGCACCCCGCCCCGGGCCGCATCCCCTGGCGAACATCCCCGTGGAGCAGGGCCAGCCCCTGCCGGTGGCTCTGGCCAGTGATGCCGCCTTTCACTTCCGCTACCAAGAAACCAGTGAACTTCTGGAGCAAATGGGCATGCCCGTGCTCCGCTGGAGCCCCCTGGCCGATGAGGCCATCCCTGCAGACGCCAAAGGACTAATCTTGCCGGGCGGGTTCCCCGAACAGCACGCTGCCCAGCTCAGCGGCTGCACGCGAAGCCTTAAGTCGCTGCGGGCGTTCATGCAGCAGCGACCGCTCTACGCCGAATGCGGCGGGATGCTTGTGCTCGGAGACCAGCTGACCGATCTCGATGGCACCAGCCACCGCATGACGGGCCTTCTTCCCTTCACAGCCCAACGCGGCCCGCTGCAGGTGGGCTATCGCCGGCTGAAGGCACGGCGGGACAGCCCTGTGGTGGAGAGCGGCCAGCAGCTGGTGGGCCATGAATTTCACCGCTGGGAACTGCACACCAACCGGCTGTCCTACGACAGGTCAGTGCTGTGGGACATTGATGGATGGAAAGTCCATCGACATTCGGAAGGATGGGTCGATCAGACGGTTCACGCGAGCTGGGTTCACCTGCACTGGGCAAGCTCTACGACGATCTGCTCCCGATGGCGCGCCGCGCTCGAAGCCGGGGAGAAAAGATCGCCAAGCGCTTCGTAA
- a CDS encoding acylphosphatase, with the protein MARRARSRGEKIAKRFVSRQPPQRIQAFVERWRWVIEGRVQRVGFRASCNRRALDLGISGWVRNLSDGRVEVQAEGPPLALSELRAWCEVGPPGARVVRVTPSQLPVTGDDWFEVRY; encoded by the coding sequence ATGGCGCGCCGCGCTCGAAGCCGGGGAGAAAAGATCGCCAAGCGCTTCGTAAGCCGCCAGCCGCCCCAACGGATCCAAGCCTTCGTCGAACGCTGGCGCTGGGTAATCGAAGGCCGCGTTCAGCGGGTGGGGTTCCGCGCCAGCTGCAATCGGCGTGCCCTGGATCTTGGCATCAGCGGCTGGGTGCGCAACCTGAGTGATGGCCGTGTGGAAGTGCAGGCCGAAGGGCCACCGCTGGCCTTGTCTGAACTGCGGGCCTGGTGCGAGGTCGGGCCGCCTGGGGCCCGGGTGGTTCGGGTGACCCCCAGCCAGCTCCCGGTCACGGGCGACGACTGGTTCGAAGTGCGCTACTGA
- a CDS encoding ATP-dependent RecD-like DNA helicase, giving the protein MTAAADLTADQQEAADAFAAWLKQPVDGTPFVLSGFAGSGKTFLSMRLLRQVDASGLCWTVVAPTHKAVGVLRQALELEGLQPTWYPSTIHRLLRLKLKRSADAELCEPTEQTAMALENLGLVLIDEASMVDSTLLGIALQCAHPFKTRLVFVGDPAQLPPVGEPNSPVFALQRSCSASLTQVVRHQGPVLQLAAGLREGRLPCQMPPLLPPIRSPQGQVRSLVQREWLDQARRALRDASVQDNPDAARILCYTNRTLDRLVPHARQAIHGEMADQMPVLPGEVLISRTAVMAPASRDGEEAGEEPDMVLGSNREVTVRDVKPEACDLADFGLSSADGPVPVIETLSASVNAGDLELTLRLQPPIGSSGRQELDAVMQRLRKQARDAGKKNGRAIWRQYFLIRDAFASLGPAAVLTVHRSQGSSFGDVFVAPDVFRADPAIRQQLCYVAVSRARTGVWLLGGETSSDLRATWQRQFDSTRGS; this is encoded by the coding sequence GTGACCGCTGCCGCAGACCTCACCGCTGATCAGCAGGAAGCGGCGGACGCCTTTGCGGCCTGGCTCAAGCAGCCCGTAGATGGCACGCCCTTCGTGCTCAGTGGTTTTGCCGGCAGCGGTAAGACCTTTCTCTCCATGCGCCTGCTGCGCCAGGTAGACGCCAGCGGCTTGTGCTGGACCGTCGTGGCCCCAACCCATAAAGCGGTGGGCGTCCTGCGCCAGGCGTTGGAGTTGGAGGGTCTCCAACCCACCTGGTATCCCTCCACCATCCATCGCCTGCTGCGGCTGAAGCTCAAGCGCTCCGCCGACGCTGAACTCTGCGAACCCACCGAGCAGACGGCCATGGCCCTGGAGAACCTGGGCCTGGTGCTGATTGACGAAGCCTCGATGGTGGACAGCACCCTATTGGGAATCGCCCTCCAGTGCGCCCATCCGTTCAAGACCCGGCTGGTGTTCGTCGGCGACCCCGCCCAGTTGCCTCCGGTGGGTGAGCCGAACAGCCCCGTGTTTGCGTTGCAACGGTCTTGTTCCGCCAGCTTGACCCAGGTGGTGCGGCATCAAGGCCCGGTGCTGCAGCTGGCGGCGGGGCTGCGGGAGGGGCGTCTGCCCTGCCAGATGCCGCCGCTGCTGCCGCCGATTCGTTCCCCGCAGGGGCAGGTGCGCAGCCTGGTGCAACGGGAGTGGCTTGATCAGGCCCGGCGTGCATTGCGCGACGCCTCGGTGCAAGACAACCCCGATGCCGCACGCATCCTCTGCTATACGAACCGCACCCTGGATCGTCTGGTACCCCATGCGCGCCAGGCCATCCATGGGGAGATGGCGGATCAGATGCCGGTGCTGCCCGGTGAGGTGTTGATCAGTCGCACCGCGGTCATGGCCCCGGCCTCAAGAGACGGAGAAGAGGCCGGAGAAGAACCCGACATGGTGCTCGGCTCCAACCGCGAAGTGACGGTGCGGGACGTTAAGCCTGAGGCCTGTGACCTGGCGGATTTCGGCCTGTCCTCCGCCGATGGGCCCGTGCCGGTGATTGAGACCCTCTCCGCATCGGTGAATGCGGGGGACCTGGAGCTCACCCTGCGCTTGCAGCCGCCGATTGGCAGCTCGGGTCGTCAGGAGCTTGATGCGGTGATGCAGCGGCTGCGCAAGCAGGCCCGTGATGCCGGCAAGAAAAACGGTCGCGCGATCTGGCGGCAGTACTTCCTGATTCGCGATGCCTTCGCTTCCCTGGGGCCTGCGGCGGTGCTCACGGTGCATCGCAGTCAGGGCAGCAGTTTCGGGGATGTCTTCGTGGCGCCGGATGTGTTCCGGGCCGATCCAGCCATCCGCCAGCAGCTCTGTTATGTGGCCGTGTCTCGTGCCCGCACTGGGGTTTGGTTGCTTGGTGGGGAAACGTCGTCTGATCTACGCGCCACCTGGCAGCGCCAATTCGACAGCACGCGGGGCTCCTGA
- a CDS encoding divergent PAP2 family protein, with protein MIDATPSHAVLREFFDNSSLTWGLMACGVAQLSKLFLELLLHRRWRPAVLIETGGMPSSHSALVTGTAACVGWTLGFDQPLFALAAMVAFVVMYDASGIRRAAGLTAERVNGLPDSLWPDAQEKPLKESLGHSRLQVLVGSLMGPAVALPGLEFVGSPLHLLSGLGAGLG; from the coding sequence ATGATCGACGCCACGCCCTCCCATGCGGTGCTGCGGGAGTTCTTCGACAACAGTTCGCTCACCTGGGGCTTGATGGCCTGTGGCGTCGCCCAGCTCTCGAAATTGTTCCTTGAGTTGCTCTTGCATCGCCGTTGGCGTCCGGCGGTGCTGATCGAAACCGGCGGCATGCCGTCGAGCCACTCCGCCCTGGTCACCGGCACGGCGGCCTGTGTGGGTTGGACCCTGGGCTTTGATCAACCCCTCTTCGCCCTTGCGGCGATGGTGGCGTTCGTCGTCATGTACGACGCCAGTGGCATTCGTCGCGCCGCCGGCCTGACGGCGGAACGGGTCAATGGTCTGCCTGATTCGCTCTGGCCGGACGCTCAGGAGAAACCCCTCAAGGAAAGCCTTGGCCACAGCCGGCTGCAGGTGCTGGTGGGCAGCCTGATGGGTCCTGCCGTTGCTCTGCCCGGTTTGGAATTTGTGGGATCACCGCTGCATCTGCTGTCGGGTCTTGGAGCTGGGCTGGGGTGA
- the crtE gene encoding geranylgeranyl diphosphate synthase CrtE, whose translation MSAEFDFKAYLGKAKERVEAALDGSLGPERPESLREAMRYSLLAGGKRLRPILCLAACELAGGEATQALPTAVALEMIHTMSLIHDDLPAMDDDDLRRGRPTNHKVYGEAVAILAGDALLTRAFEMVALRSPDVPAERLLKVVGELSLVAGAPGLVGGQVVDLESEGKEVDLETLEYIHLHKTGALLSACVITGAIIGGADEALIKALRTYARGIGLAFQIIDDILDITASSDVLGKTAGKDLIADKTTYPKLLGLDESRRRADALVNAAKEALQPWAEKAIPLLALADFITSRDR comes from the coding sequence ATGAGCGCCGAGTTCGATTTCAAGGCCTATCTCGGCAAGGCCAAAGAGCGGGTGGAAGCGGCCCTCGATGGATCGCTCGGTCCGGAGCGGCCGGAGTCCCTCAGAGAAGCGATGCGCTACTCCCTGCTTGCCGGTGGCAAGCGCTTGCGCCCGATTCTCTGCCTTGCCGCCTGCGAGCTGGCGGGTGGGGAAGCGACGCAGGCCCTGCCCACGGCGGTGGCGTTGGAAATGATCCACACCATGTCGTTAATCCATGACGATCTGCCGGCCATGGATGACGACGACCTGCGCCGTGGTCGTCCCACCAATCACAAGGTGTACGGCGAAGCCGTGGCCATCCTTGCCGGTGATGCCCTGCTGACCCGCGCCTTCGAAATGGTGGCGCTGCGCAGTCCGGATGTGCCGGCTGAGCGTCTGCTCAAGGTGGTGGGAGAACTGTCGTTGGTGGCCGGCGCCCCTGGCCTGGTGGGCGGCCAGGTGGTGGATCTGGAAAGCGAAGGCAAGGAGGTGGATCTTGAAACCCTCGAGTACATCCACCTCCACAAAACCGGAGCGCTGTTGAGTGCCTGTGTGATTACCGGGGCGATAATCGGCGGCGCCGATGAGGCGCTGATCAAGGCCCTGCGCACCTATGCCAGGGGGATCGGCCTCGCCTTCCAGATCATCGACGACATCCTCGACATCACCGCCAGCAGCGACGTGCTCGGCAAAACCGCCGGCAAGGACCTCATTGCCGACAAGACCACCTATCCCAAGCTTCTTGGGCTCGACGAGTCCCGCCGCCGGGCCGATGCGTTGGTCAATGCAGCGAAAGAGGCGCTTCAACCCTGGGCCGAGAAGGCGATTCCCCTGCTGGCCTTGGCCGACTTCATCACCAGCCGCGACCGATGA
- the folD gene encoding bifunctional methylenetetrahydrofolate dehydrogenase/methenyltetrahydrofolate cyclohydrolase FolD encodes MALRLDGKVLARDVEHRLQTLIERRLAEAGRPPGLAVLRVGDDPASAVYVANKEKACARIGVASFGDHLPGDTPPAQVLQTIERLNANPAVDGILLQLPLPAGLDEGPLLMAIDPEKDADGLHTLNLGRLLKGEPGPRSCTPAGVMAMLRSNGIDPAGKRAVVIGRSILVGQPMALMLQAANATVTIAHSRTADLAAHTREADILVVAAGRSEFIGAEHVRSGAAVVDVGIHRKPEGGLCGDVRAAEVESIAAALSPVPGGVGPMTVTMLLVNTVVAWCRRHNLDHDLDDLVP; translated from the coding sequence ATGGCCCTGCGTTTGGACGGCAAGGTGCTGGCAAGGGATGTGGAGCATCGTCTTCAAACCCTGATCGAACGGCGTCTGGCCGAGGCCGGGCGACCCCCGGGCTTGGCGGTGCTGCGGGTTGGTGATGATCCCGCCAGCGCCGTCTACGTCGCCAACAAGGAAAAAGCTTGTGCTCGGATCGGGGTGGCCAGCTTTGGTGATCACCTCCCCGGCGACACGCCTCCAGCGCAGGTGCTTCAGACGATTGAACGGCTGAATGCCAACCCTGCGGTGGACGGGATCCTCCTGCAGCTGCCCCTTCCTGCTGGCCTCGATGAGGGGCCGCTGCTGATGGCCATTGATCCTGAAAAGGATGCAGATGGTCTGCACACCCTCAATCTCGGACGGCTGCTCAAGGGGGAGCCGGGCCCGCGCAGCTGCACCCCCGCAGGGGTGATGGCGATGCTGCGCAGCAATGGCATCGATCCTGCCGGCAAGCGCGCCGTGGTGATCGGCCGCAGCATTCTCGTGGGGCAGCCGATGGCCTTGATGCTGCAGGCAGCCAACGCCACCGTCACCATCGCCCACTCCCGCACGGCCGATCTGGCGGCCCACACCCGCGAAGCCGACATCCTCGTGGTGGCAGCAGGCCGTTCTGAGTTCATCGGGGCCGAGCACGTGCGGTCGGGGGCGGCTGTGGTGGATGTGGGCATCCACCGCAAGCCGGAAGGCGGATTGTGCGGGGATGTTCGTGCGGCTGAAGTCGAGTCGATCGCTGCTGCGCTCTCGCCCGTCCCCGGCGGTGTGGGACCGATGACGGTGACGATGCTTCTGGTGAACACCGTTGTGGCTTGGTGCAGACGCCACAACCTCGACCATGATTTGGATGATCTCGTGCCCTGA
- a CDS encoding HDIG domain-containing metalloprotein, whose protein sequence is MVRVPRLSSLWRNWVRLEGPGRRLLRWTRLQTFVVLLLCLSVAAASSLPWLIKPKLQPGSLAPFEAIAPKDALVQDSTALEQQRASLVARSVVQVIDQEQTQALKQRLEQQLLQLQEVTNTGSGDRIGPVNLSDQEKRWLERRSEWEHLAWDKAVHSTADRMLSQGLVSNLAIEQLRKAADQQLKAVALQPEAARTLASKVLTSTMRGSSNLRTDPNLSKQLIEEQLTKQAIPTIEVRKGDLITRKGEPISPQAYDVLDYFGRVRREPQPLIWFQRFVEAAAACAVMLLVMRRERPGLEVRHALLAIGLLLLVQGAKLWFKSSVSPLAVLVAPTLVLAEGLGTGCGLVWMGVAALLWPEPVQGLGDGRLIVAATVAAAGALIAGRQRSRGQLLQLTVLLPIGAFVGQWLLLQLQPVTGLRLWGNLNPSLDELATDSFVLGVLLMFSLLLIPMLEGSFGLLTRARLLELADQERPLLRRLSCEAPGTFEHTLMICGLAEEGARAIGADVDLIRTGSLYHDVGKLHAPDWFIENQKDGPNPHDALDDPQASAAVLQAHVDEGLKLARRHRLPRPIADFIPEHQGTLKMGYFLHKAQERGGAVEERRFRYRGPEPRSKETAILMLADGCEAALRSLPPDTSDAQAVDTVRRIVEARQRDGQLRKSSLNRSEVELVIRAFVQVWRRMRHRRIPYPIPARR, encoded by the coding sequence TTGGTTCGTGTTCCACGGCTGAGCAGCCTTTGGCGGAACTGGGTGCGGCTCGAAGGCCCAGGGCGACGCCTGCTGCGCTGGACGCGACTGCAGACCTTTGTTGTGCTGCTGCTGTGCCTCTCCGTGGCCGCAGCCTCAAGCCTGCCCTGGCTGATCAAGCCAAAACTTCAACCCGGATCGCTGGCCCCGTTTGAAGCCATCGCTCCAAAGGATGCCCTGGTTCAGGACAGCACCGCCCTCGAGCAGCAGCGGGCTTCTCTGGTCGCGCGATCGGTGGTGCAGGTGATCGATCAGGAGCAGACCCAAGCGCTCAAACAAAGGCTCGAGCAGCAACTGCTGCAGTTGCAAGAGGTCACCAACACAGGATCTGGAGACCGGATCGGGCCAGTGAACCTGTCAGATCAAGAGAAAAGATGGCTGGAACGACGCAGCGAATGGGAGCATCTGGCCTGGGATAAAGCGGTGCACAGCACCGCTGATCGCATGCTCAGCCAAGGGCTGGTGAGCAACCTGGCCATTGAGCAATTGCGCAAGGCCGCCGACCAGCAACTCAAGGCGGTTGCCCTGCAGCCAGAGGCAGCGCGCACCCTCGCCAGCAAGGTGCTCACCAGCACCATGCGCGGCAGCAGCAACTTGCGCACCGACCCGAACCTGAGCAAACAGCTGATCGAGGAACAGCTGACCAAACAGGCCATCCCCACCATCGAGGTGCGCAAGGGGGATCTGATCACCCGCAAGGGCGAGCCGATCAGTCCCCAGGCCTACGACGTCCTTGATTATTTCGGCCGCGTGCGCCGCGAACCCCAACCGTTGATTTGGTTCCAACGGTTCGTTGAAGCCGCTGCAGCCTGCGCCGTGATGCTGCTGGTGATGCGGCGTGAACGGCCTGGCCTGGAAGTGCGCCACGCGCTACTGGCGATTGGCCTGCTGCTGCTGGTGCAGGGAGCCAAGCTCTGGTTCAAAAGCTCCGTGAGCCCTCTGGCCGTGCTGGTGGCGCCCACCCTGGTGCTAGCGGAAGGCCTCGGCACCGGCTGCGGCTTGGTCTGGATGGGGGTGGCCGCTCTGCTCTGGCCAGAACCCGTCCAGGGTTTGGGGGACGGTCGCCTAATTGTGGCGGCAACTGTTGCCGCCGCTGGGGCCTTGATCGCAGGCCGTCAGCGCAGCCGCGGCCAGTTGCTGCAACTCACGGTGCTGCTGCCGATTGGCGCCTTCGTGGGGCAGTGGCTGCTGCTGCAGCTGCAACCGGTCACCGGCCTGCGGCTCTGGGGAAATCTGAATCCAAGCCTGGATGAACTGGCCACCGATTCCTTTGTACTCGGTGTTTTGCTGATGTTCAGCTTGCTGCTGATCCCGATGCTCGAGGGCTCCTTTGGCCTGCTCACCAGGGCGCGGCTGCTGGAACTGGCCGATCAGGAGCGACCCCTGCTGCGCCGCCTCTCCTGCGAAGCCCCGGGAACCTTTGAACACACCCTGATGATCTGCGGCCTGGCGGAGGAAGGGGCGCGAGCGATTGGTGCGGATGTGGATCTGATCCGGACCGGTTCGCTGTATCACGATGTTGGCAAGCTGCATGCGCCGGACTGGTTCATCGAGAACCAGAAGGACGGACCCAATCCCCACGACGCGCTGGATGACCCTCAGGCGAGTGCGGCGGTGCTTCAAGCCCATGTGGATGAGGGCCTGAAGCTGGCGCGGCGCCACCGCCTGCCTCGGCCTATCGCCGATTTCATCCCTGAGCACCAGGGCACCTTAAAAATGGGGTATTTCCTCCACAAGGCCCAGGAGCGCGGCGGAGCCGTTGAGGAGCGCCGCTTCCGTTACAGGGGCCCGGAACCCCGCTCCAAAGAAACGGCGATCCTGATGCTGGCCGACGGATGTGAGGCGGCGCTTCGATCGCTCCCCCCTGACACCTCCGATGCCCAGGCGGTGGACACTGTGCGGCGGATTGTGGAAGCGCGGCAGCGAGATGGACAACTACGCAAAAGCAGCCTCAACCGCAGCGAAGTGGAACTGGTGATTCGTGCCTTCGTGCAGGTGTGGCGGCGGATGCGCCACCGCCGCATTCCCTATCCAATCCCAGCCCGACGCTGA